CTGGAAGACCTCCTTCACCGGGGCGTGGGAGACGGTCTCGAGCTCCTTCAGCTGCTCGAACTCGGGGGTGTCCTCGATCCTGCGCCGGATGTAGAGGCCGATGAAGCCGAGCGGCACCGTGATCAGGAACGGGATGCGCCACGCCCACGCCACGATCTCGTCGTGGCTGTAGACCTGGTTGAGCAGGAACACGACGAACGAGGCGAGCAGGAAGCCGAGCAGGCTGCCGAACTCGAGCCAGCTCACGCCGAAGCCCCGGCGCCGCGCCGGCGAGAACTCACCGAGGAACGCCGCGGCGCTGCCGAACTCGCCGCCGGCGGCGAGGCCCTGCACGATGCGGGTGGCGATGAGCAGGATCGGCGCCGCGAGACCGATGGCGTCGTATCCGGGCAGCAGCCCGAGCACGAGGGTGGCGAGCGCCATCGCGAGGATGACGAGCGACAGCGTCTGCTTGCGGCCCAGCCGGTCGCCGAGGCGCCCGAAGAGGATCGCCCCGAGGGGGCGCACGAGGAACGAGACCGCGAACACGGCGAAGGTGGCCAGCAGTCCGGCGGTCGCGTTCTCCTCGGGGAAGAACACGACGGCGAGGGTGCTCGCGAGGTAGGCGTACACGGCCCAGTCGAACCAGTGCACGAGCACGCCGATCGATCCCGCGACGACACTCTTGCGCAGGCTCTTCCGGTCGACGAGGTCGGCGAGTTCGCGTGGCTGTTCGGCAGTCGGCATTGACGGATTCCTTACGATGCGGGGTGAGATGGAGGGTCGGCGCGGCCGGATCAGGCCGGGGCCGTCCGGAGCAGCGCGACGTCGAGCGCCGTCCAGGCGAGCGCGGTCGCCCCGTCGCGGAGCGCCCGCTCCGCCGCCGGGCCGACGCAGGCCTCGGCGAAGGCGGGCTGGTGGTTGCTCGCCTCGCCGCCGACCCCGATGTAGGGGTGGATCGCCGCCACGACCTGCGAGACGTTGCCCATGTCGGTCGAGGCGCGGTTCATCGTGGCGGCGACGGGATCGACGTCGAAGTCGCGTCCGAGCGCGATCGCGTTGGCGCGGTAGAGCTCCTGCGCCTCGAGGTCGGTGCGCATCTCGGAGTAGCGGCTGCCCTCGGGCGTGACCGTCAGCTCGGCGCCGGTGGCGAGCGCGCCGGCCTCGAAGCACTTGAGCACGCGCCGCTCGAGCTCGAGCAGCTGCTCGGTGGTCTCGGCCCGTACGTACCAGCGTCCCTCGGTGCGCTCCGGGATCGCGTTGGGCGCCTCGCCGCCGCGGGT
This DNA window, taken from Leucobacter tenebrionis, encodes the following:
- a CDS encoding MFS transporter; the protein is MPTAEQPRELADLVDRKSLRKSVVAGSIGVLVHWFDWAVYAYLASTLAVVFFPEENATAGLLATFAVFAVSFLVRPLGAILFGRLGDRLGRKQTLSLVILAMALATLVLGLLPGYDAIGLAAPILLIATRIVQGLAAGGEFGSAAAFLGEFSPARRRGFGVSWLEFGSLLGFLLASFVVFLLNQVYSHDEIVAWAWRIPFLITVPLGFIGLYIRRRIEDTPEFEQLKELETVSHAPVKEVFQRNWREFLQTSGMEIFMNVTFYVVLVYLLTYQEIYIGFDPGRAALLSTLASALGLVVVPLAGIASDRVGRKPVLMAAAIALTALSVPLFWLMSIGEDWAVFTSTLGLALILAIVLGTHAVTVVELFPTRTRQTGLSIAYAVTAALFAGTAPYVLTWLLDATGNLLVPGFFLGVVGLVGIATVVSIPETRGIPLIKAQDLETATVTIPEALTRAQHPRQENRS